The genomic region GGGGGCGGTAGAGCCCCTGAAATTGCAGAGTATGAAAAGAAGGGTACGAAAAACGCTATTGATAATAGCGCTGATATTAAACATAGGTCTCATTCCGCTGCAAGCGCAAGCGACGACAGTCTTTACCTCATTTTATCGAGCGTGTGCAATTACAATAATAGGCGGTGCTGACGGACCGACTTCTATTTATATTGGGCAAGGCGAGCTTTTATCGCTTATTTTCCGAGCAATCATGGTGTGCATACATATTTATACGATCGGTATCCTCATCATGGCGCTTAAAGAATGAACATCGCGTGGTGCGGGAAAGGGCTTGTCCTTTCCT from Treponema vincentii harbors:
- a CDS encoding sodium ion-translocating decarboxylase subunit beta; the protein is MKRRVRKTLLIIALILNIGLIPLQAQATTVFTSFYRACAITIIGGADGPTSIYIGQGELLSLIFRAIMVCIHIYTIGILIMALKE